The Crocosphaera subtropica ATCC 51142 genome includes a window with the following:
- a CDS encoding NAD-dependent epimerase/dehydratase family protein produces the protein MKILITGASGFLGTNLCSQLETQGHELIKLNSKNCDLTQPDSLLQFNDLHYDQIYHLAAWTQAGDFCLYHPGEQWIINQQMNTNVLTWWQKHQPQAKFICMGTSCAYDPDLPLVEENYLTGMPISSLFTYAMTKRMLYAGLLALNKQYGLNYLCLVPSTLYGTGYHTDGRQMHFIFDLIRKIIRGKLYGEPVILWGDGTQSRELVFVEDFAKIAMNLAQTVNNDLINIGAGEEFPIRHFAKLICERVGYDFNDIQFDTSRYVGAKSKCLVVDKLKQSLPNFGLTPLELGLTKTIEWFWQEQEKLVPAH, from the coding sequence ATGAAAATCTTAATTACAGGTGCATCTGGGTTTCTAGGGACTAACTTATGTTCTCAACTCGAAACCCAAGGTCACGAGTTAATCAAATTAAACTCTAAAAATTGCGATCTGACTCAACCAGACTCGTTACTCCAATTTAACGATCTTCACTATGATCAAATTTATCATTTAGCGGCCTGGACCCAAGCAGGAGACTTTTGTTTGTATCATCCAGGGGAACAATGGATCATCAATCAACAGATGAATACTAATGTTTTAACTTGGTGGCAAAAACATCAACCCCAGGCTAAATTTATTTGTATGGGAACAAGTTGTGCCTATGATCCCGACTTACCTCTAGTAGAAGAGAATTATCTAACAGGGATGCCCATTAGTAGCCTATTTACTTATGCCATGACCAAAAGAATGCTCTATGCAGGACTTTTGGCCCTGAATAAACAATATGGCTTAAACTATCTATGTTTAGTCCCTTCTACCCTATACGGGACAGGATATCATACCGATGGTCGACAGATGCACTTTATCTTCGATCTGATCCGTAAGATAATTCGCGGTAAACTGTACGGTGAACCCGTTATCCTTTGGGGAGACGGCACCCAATCACGGGAACTTGTCTTTGTGGAGGATTTTGCCAAAATTGCGATGAACTTAGCCCAAACTGTTAATAATGACCTGATTAACATCGGTGCAGGGGAGGAGTTTCCCATTCGTCACTTTGCTAAACTCATTTGTGAGCGAGTGGGATACGACTTCAACGATATTCAGTTTGATACCTCCCGTTATGTGGGAGCTAAGTCTAAATGCTTAGTTGTTGACAAACTTAAGCAATCTTTACCCAATTTTGGCTTAACTCCATTAGAATTAGGATTAACGAAAACAATTGAGTGGTTTTGGCAGGAGCAAGAAAAACTTGTCCCTGCTCATTAA
- a CDS encoding IS630 family transposase (programmed frameshift), translating to MRPYSIDLRNKIIEIWKKEKISIRKLAQHFGVSKSFIQKLIKKYKETGDIRPLPQGGRPPCKLNSEQLIILIELMEKNNDATFEELSELLEKATGVKVGKSTIGRISQKLNYSLKKKTLYAPEKENVKVLKKRVEYWKVIRGIRVENLVFIDESGVNLAMLRLYARSLKGTRARGEKPQKRGHNISIIGALSLEKILAFANIYGSVNGVTFEAFIVTELVPKLWTGACVVMDNAKIHLGEIVREAIEEAGASLMYLPPYSPEFSPIENFWSKVKAILRKIKARNYKDLIDSLTFAMLQVTQKDIRNWFAHCCYCTS from the exons ATGAGACCTTACTCAATAGACCTAAGAAATAAGATTATAGAAATTTGGAAAAAAGAGAAAATTTCTATAAGAAAACTAGCTCAACACTTTGGAGTATCGAAAAGTTTTATTCAAAAATTAATTAAAAAATATAAAGAAACTGGAGATATTAGACCTCTACCCCAAGGAGGAAGACCTCCCTGTAAACTAAATAGCGAACAATTAATAATCTTAATTGAGCTAATGGAAAAGAATAATGATGCCACTTTTGAAGAATTATCAGAGTTGCTTGAAAAAGCAACAGGAGTAAAAGTTGGAAAAAGTACCATAGGGAGAATAAGTCAAAAACTGAATTATTCTCTTAA AAAAAAAACCTTATATGCTCCTGAAAAAGAAAATGTTAAAGTGCTAAAGAAAAGAGTAGAGTATTGGAAAGTTATCAGAGGAATAAGAGTAGAAAACTTAGTCTTTATAGACGAATCAGGAGTCAATCTAGCAATGCTTAGGTTATATGCTAGGTCATTAAAAGGAACAAGAGCTAGGGGGGAAAAGCCACAAAAGCGAGGGCATAATATCTCGATAATAGGAGCATTATCTTTAGAAAAAATATTAGCTTTTGCTAATATTTATGGTTCAGTAAATGGAGTGACTTTTGAAGCTTTTATTGTTACAGAATTAGTGCCTAAATTATGGACAGGTGCTTGTGTTGTTATGGATAATGCTAAAATTCATTTAGGAGAAATAGTCAGAGAGGCTATTGAAGAAGCTGGAGCTAGTTTAATGTATTTACCCCCTTATTCTCCTGAGTTTTCTCCCATTGAAAACTTTTGGTCAAAGGTCAAAGCTATTTTAAGAAAAATTAAAGCAAGAAACTATAAAGATTTAATAGATTCTCTTACTTTTGCCATGTTACAAGTAACTCAAAAAGATATTCGTAACTGGTTTGCTCATTGCTGTTACTGTACTTCATAA
- a CDS encoding pentapeptide repeat-containing protein encodes MDFLSNAKLLEGDNGLLKNANFMKCDLEEINFRKANLKGTNLQKANL; translated from the coding sequence ATTGATTTTCTCTCTAATGCTAAATTACTCGAAGGAGATAATGGCTTATTAAAGAATGCTAATTTTATGAAATGTGATCTAGAAGAAATTAACTTTAGAAAAGCTAATTTGAAAGGAACTAATCTTCAAAAAGCTAACCTTTAA
- a CDS encoding type II toxin-antitoxin system Phd/YefM family antitoxin, translating into MFSYEITSPTEARNSLFQLLEKVAKDHQVCIINRNDGENVALISESDLRSLVETVYLLRNPANARRLFDAIDESITGKIQPQTLEELKQELGIEQEEE; encoded by the coding sequence ATGTTTAGTTATGAAATAACATCACCCACTGAAGCAAGAAATAGTTTATTTCAGTTATTGGAAAAAGTGGCAAAAGATCATCAGGTATGTATCATCAATCGTAATGATGGAGAAAATGTCGCTTTAATTTCTGAATCTGACTTAAGAAGTTTAGTAGAAACAGTTTATTTATTGCGAAACCCTGCCAATGCACGTCGATTATTTGATGCCATAGACGAATCTATCACGGGAAAAATACAACCTCAAACTCTTGAAGAATTAAAACAGGAATTAGGAATTGAACAAGAAGAAGAATAA
- a CDS encoding Txe/YoeB family addiction module toxin, producing MNKKKNKQKNEKKSPIVKQIPGFSQQFKEDLKWWFKTDPKKASRILDLVTEVMKDPFQGIGKPEPLKYMDSNIWSRRIDLEHRLIYRVSQTQLDFLSCRFHYE from the coding sequence TTGAACAAGAAGAAGAATAAGCAAAAAAATGAAAAAAAATCACCTATTGTTAAACAAATTCCTGGTTTTAGTCAGCAATTTAAAGAAGATTTAAAATGGTGGTTCAAAACTGATCCTAAAAAAGCTTCAAGGATTTTAGATTTAGTGACAGAAGTTATGAAAGATCCATTTCAAGGAATAGGAAAACCAGAACCTTTAAAATATATGGATAGCAATATTTGGTCAAGACGCATTGATTTAGAACATCGTTTAATTTATCGAGTTAGTCAAACTCAACTTGATTTTCTTTCTTGTCGTTTTCATTATGAGTAA
- a CDS encoding DUF1499 domain-containing protein: MFNFSGTRPNNLGVKNGQLTACPGTPNCVNSQSSDPQSKIAPLPMISITELKKIIESMERTTIIEETNDYLYAEFKTPLMGFVDDVEFYLDSDQNVIHVRSASRLGKSDLGVNRKRVEEIRSKIEANN, translated from the coding sequence ATGTTTAATTTCTCAGGAACAAGACCTAACAATTTAGGCGTTAAAAATGGTCAATTAACTGCTTGTCCAGGAACCCCCAACTGTGTTAATAGTCAAAGTTCAGATCCTCAATCAAAAATTGCTCCCCTTCCCATGATTTCTATTACTGAGTTAAAAAAGATCATTGAAAGTATGGAAAGAACCACCATTATTGAAGAAACGAATGATTATCTTTATGCTGAATTTAAAACTCCTTTAATGGGATTTGTTGATGATGTAGAATTTTATCTTGATTCAGATCAAAATGTCATCCATGTTCGGTCTGCCTCTCGTCTGGGAAAATCCGACTTAGGCGTTAACCGTAAACGAGTCGAAGAAATTAGAAGCAAAATTGAAGCAAACAACTAA
- a CDS encoding alpha/beta hydrolase, with protein sequence MAEPFTIGGQNGWYHDQGHWAGYFHTYDNFKQSNIDDKSRIIHVFLPRDYEYSHESYPVIYMNDGDTAFFSGGQYYKSWNMGQILTRLYVTNQIRRVIVVAICPIDRNYEYTHAPIKEGNWGGLQGYSDYVAFEVKPFIDANYRTLSNPENSMVLGSSHGGLAAFYTAIKHPNQFQCVAALSPSFWVGLDSMIDPCFLDLSGDLLGSLEYSALIFAGLQTLQDPQLQPKIYLDWGLIREGGYHNAFMEARATARGREMRDLLINKFGYRYNENLFVVEDPIGQHSEESWSGRMETVLQHFLGWPVLMKQLLEQQTVG encoded by the coding sequence ATGGCTGAACCCTTCACAATAGGCGGACAAAATGGTTGGTATCATGATCAAGGACACTGGGCAGGTTACTTTCACACTTACGACAATTTTAAACAATCTAATATAGATGATAAATCGAGAATAATTCATGTATTCTTGCCCAGAGATTATGAATATAGCCATGAAAGCTATCCCGTTATTTATATGAATGATGGAGATACCGCCTTTTTTTCTGGAGGTCAGTATTATAAAAGTTGGAACATGGGGCAGATTTTGACACGGTTATATGTAACCAATCAAATTCGGCGAGTAATAGTAGTTGCTATTTGTCCCATCGACCGTAATTATGAATACACCCATGCCCCTATTAAAGAAGGAAATTGGGGAGGATTACAAGGGTATTCTGATTATGTAGCTTTCGAGGTTAAACCATTTATTGACGCTAATTATCGTACCCTTTCTAACCCAGAAAATTCCATGGTGTTGGGGTCATCTCATGGAGGATTAGCCGCCTTTTATACTGCCATTAAACACCCTAACCAATTTCAATGTGTGGCAGCCCTTTCTCCGTCTTTTTGGGTAGGATTAGATTCAATGATTGACCCTTGTTTCTTAGATTTATCGGGGGATTTATTGGGGTCACTGGAATATTCAGCCCTGATATTTGCTGGATTACAAACCTTACAAGATCCCCAACTACAACCTAAAATTTATTTAGACTGGGGACTCATTCGAGAAGGCGGTTATCATAATGCTTTTATGGAAGCCAGGGCAACCGCAAGGGGAAGAGAAATGCGAGATTTATTAATTAATAAGTTTGGTTATCGCTACAACGAAAATTTATTTGTTGTTGAAGATCCCATCGGTCAACACAGTGAAGAATCCTGGTCAGGACGCATGGAAACTGTATTACAGCACTTTTTGGGTTGGCCAGTATTGATGAAACAGTTATTAGAGCAACAGACTGTTGGCTAG
- the lgt gene encoding prolipoprotein diacylglyceryl transferase, protein MLLGFQFQSPGPILIELGPLVIRWYGFLIASAVLIGVTLSQWLAKRRHVNPDLIGDLAIWLVIGAIPCARLYYVIFQWQEYAQRPEDVIAIWKGGIAIHGAIIGGTIAALIFARLNKISVWQLGDLVVPSLALGQAIGRWGNFFNSEAFGAPTNLPWRLYIPVNNRPVEYLTSEYFHPTFLYESLWNFLVFLLLLWLFFWGLKHSHRFRVGTLSLVYLIAYSCGRIWIEGLRTDSLMLGPLRVAQVISLVMISVGILGLVWLYRLQKPLPDVVSPQ, encoded by the coding sequence ATGCTTTTAGGGTTTCAATTTCAGTCTCCGGGCCCCATCTTAATTGAACTAGGTCCTTTGGTCATCCGTTGGTACGGTTTCTTAATTGCCAGTGCGGTATTAATTGGAGTCACGCTATCCCAGTGGTTAGCCAAACGCCGTCACGTTAACCCTGACCTCATCGGTGATTTAGCCATTTGGTTAGTTATAGGAGCAATTCCTTGTGCCAGACTTTATTATGTCATCTTTCAGTGGCAAGAATACGCCCAACGTCCCGAAGATGTTATAGCCATCTGGAAAGGAGGGATAGCCATTCATGGAGCAATTATTGGTGGTACCATAGCAGCCCTAATCTTTGCCCGTTTAAACAAAATTTCCGTGTGGCAATTGGGAGATTTGGTGGTTCCCTCTTTAGCCTTGGGACAAGCTATCGGGAGATGGGGCAATTTCTTCAATTCCGAAGCCTTTGGCGCACCCACTAATTTACCCTGGAGGCTTTATATTCCTGTCAATAACCGTCCCGTCGAATATCTGACTTCGGAATACTTTCATCCCACATTTCTTTACGAATCCCTCTGGAATTTCCTGGTTTTCCTTCTCCTATTATGGTTATTTTTTTGGGGGTTAAAGCATTCTCATCGTTTCCGTGTCGGAACCTTATCCCTAGTGTATTTAATCGCTTATAGTTGTGGCAGAATTTGGATAGAAGGATTAAGAACCGATAGTTTAATGTTAGGACCATTGAGAGTGGCACAGGTGATCAGTTTAGTTATGATTAGTGTAGGGATTTTGGGGCTAGTGTGGTTATATCGTTTACAAAAACCTTTACCAGACGTGGTTTCCCCTCAATAG
- a CDS encoding HD family phosphohydrolase, which produces MKTLQLLKRNLEKLRQQYKNGRRSPLHEAQSLSKKAPSQRPHQSDWLTKLHKSKPIRQLHPPLMWGLTVISLTSVIGYRFYNQPQLSVGTVSPVKVVAPKDGTFEDEKTTEEKRKEVRTGIIPILQRDSQLTTQLKGELTKTITEIRQFRQQVGAFPFISVSSIPLKTQQYLRSVDEKTWQIIRSTLVNNNSETADNLQPQTQEAITQLNSYENTTSSTTLKGLLDTIEQSRQRYHAAKREVLNAKTSNLTPELLGTFLNLDDNTWQTTEKTLNITSNRILLQGLPPGMPDYLLNEIIKNQLESTAASVPQTAITDLLMKILQNKHNLTVDKEATKQRAEQAAQAVEPVIVEVKAGDVIVEAGEKITQEEFVLLDSFKLSRRGINWVGLGISAVIVMGTVTIFCVVSHKVHRPMRRRDHILLCMLSLSTPLLAIFNLGYTNLPAVGLLTSSFYGPTLAITQVVLLSGLSTFAATTINWSYVLAGTAGGLLAASVAWKLRSRDELACLGGVVGLVQGSLYFIGYLIVAPVAGTIWSIVLPEAIIYGLSGIAWSVMALGISPYLERLFDLVTPIRLVELANPNCALLKRLATETPGTFQHTLFVACLAEAAARELHCNVELIRAGTLYHDIGKMHDPMGFIENQMGNPNKHDVINDPWVSVDIIKKHVSEGLVMANKYGLPRVIRDFIPEHQGTLLISYFYYQAKQEAERNGTQMIAEEEFRYAGPIPQSRETGIVMLADGCEAALRSLKEATPETALAMIQKIFKARWRDNQLKDSGIKYEELPIIAEVFVKVWQQFHHQRIVYPKAALEPQNNKQA; this is translated from the coding sequence ATGAAAACGCTACAATTGTTAAAACGAAATCTAGAGAAATTGCGACAACAGTATAAAAACGGTCGTCGTTCCCCTCTGCACGAAGCTCAAAGTCTGTCCAAGAAAGCCCCTTCTCAACGGCCTCATCAGTCCGACTGGTTAACCAAATTACATAAATCGAAGCCTATCCGCCAACTTCACCCACCCTTAATGTGGGGACTGACGGTCATTTCTTTAACCAGTGTTATTGGTTATCGTTTCTATAACCAACCTCAACTATCGGTAGGCACCGTTTCTCCTGTAAAAGTGGTGGCCCCAAAAGATGGAACCTTTGAAGATGAAAAAACCACTGAAGAAAAGCGCAAAGAAGTTCGCACCGGCATTATTCCTATCTTACAAAGAGATTCTCAACTCACCACTCAACTCAAAGGAGAATTAACAAAAACCATTACCGAAATTAGACAATTCCGTCAGCAAGTAGGGGCTTTTCCTTTTATCAGTGTATCCTCAATCCCTCTGAAGACTCAACAGTATTTGCGTAGTGTTGATGAGAAAACTTGGCAAATCATTCGCTCAACCCTAGTCAATAATAATTCCGAAACAGCCGATAACCTTCAACCTCAAACTCAAGAGGCGATTACCCAATTAAACAGTTACGAAAACACCACATCATCCACAACCCTCAAAGGCCTTTTAGACACTATCGAACAATCTCGTCAACGTTACCATGCAGCTAAACGAGAAGTCTTAAACGCTAAAACATCTAATCTGACACCAGAGTTATTAGGGACATTTCTTAACCTCGACGATAACACTTGGCAAACCACAGAAAAAACCCTAAACATTACCTCAAATCGCATTTTATTGCAGGGATTACCCCCTGGAATGCCAGATTATTTACTTAACGAAATTATTAAAAATCAGCTAGAATCGACAGCTGCATCGGTTCCCCAAACTGCAATCACTGATTTGTTGATGAAAATTCTACAAAATAAACATAATTTGACAGTAGATAAAGAAGCCACTAAACAAAGGGCTGAACAGGCAGCCCAAGCAGTAGAACCGGTGATTGTCGAAGTTAAAGCAGGGGATGTCATCGTTGAAGCAGGGGAAAAAATTACCCAAGAAGAATTTGTTCTACTTGATAGTTTTAAACTCAGTCGTCGGGGCATTAATTGGGTTGGGTTGGGCATTTCTGCCGTGATAGTGATGGGAACGGTGACTATTTTTTGTGTGGTAAGTCATAAAGTTCATCGCCCTATGCGTCGCCGAGATCACATCCTCCTCTGTATGTTGAGTTTGAGTACCCCCCTATTAGCCATTTTCAATCTCGGTTACACCAATTTACCGGCAGTGGGACTGCTTACCAGTAGTTTTTATGGGCCGACCTTGGCTATCACTCAAGTGGTCTTATTAAGTGGGTTATCTACTTTTGCGGCTACCACAATTAACTGGAGTTATGTCCTAGCCGGAACCGCCGGGGGACTACTGGCCGCTTCTGTGGCCTGGAAACTGCGATCGCGGGATGAATTGGCCTGTTTAGGGGGTGTGGTGGGACTGGTACAAGGAAGTCTTTACTTTATTGGTTATCTTATTGTTGCCCCCGTGGCCGGTACCATTTGGTCGATTGTCTTACCTGAAGCGATTATTTATGGCTTATCGGGGATTGCTTGGAGTGTCATGGCTTTGGGGATTTCTCCCTATTTAGAACGTCTCTTTGATTTAGTTACCCCCATTCGTTTAGTGGAATTGGCTAACCCTAATTGTGCTTTACTCAAACGCTTGGCCACCGAAACTCCTGGAACGTTTCAACACACTTTATTTGTGGCTTGTTTAGCCGAAGCAGCCGCCCGTGAATTACACTGTAATGTAGAGTTGATTCGAGCCGGTACTTTGTATCACGATATTGGCAAAATGCACGATCCCATGGGCTTTATTGAAAATCAAATGGGCAATCCTAATAAACACGATGTGATCAATGATCCTTGGGTGAGTGTAGATATTATTAAAAAGCACGTTTCGGAAGGATTAGTAATGGCTAATAAATATGGTCTTCCTAGAGTGATTCGTGATTTTATTCCTGAACATCAAGGGACTTTATTAATTTCCTATTTTTATTACCAAGCTAAGCAAGAAGCGGAACGCAATGGAACACAAATGATTGCTGAAGAAGAATTTCGTTATGCGGGTCCGATTCCTCAGTCAAGAGAAACTGGAATCGTTATGTTAGCTGATGGTTGTGAGGCTGCGTTACGTTCTCTAAAAGAGGCAACTCCAGAAACTGCTTTAGCTATGATTCAAAAGATTTTTAAGGCCCGTTGGCGAGATAATCAATTAAAAGATAGTGGGATCAAATATGAGGAATTACCCATTATTGCTGAGGTATTTGTGAAGGTTTGGCAACAGTTTCATCATCAAAGAATTGTTTATCCAAAAGCAGCCCTAGAACCTCAAAATAATAAGCAAGCTTAA
- a CDS encoding S-layer homology domain-containing protein produces MYRYIIVSLLFPFVTACSSISDLENRFSPNPELAEKQENVTQPTLEIPKNFPNIIPQYDNSKLQEISDNLTNKQGLIRWSSSDSIDQISKFYQEEFNNNNWEISQSFNPENNTLIAQKDGLEVQLSFLSASNGNTDYSIRYQTLTDSTASNTEEKNTSSQTKNDDSVNLNNVPESLQSYVKDVRQLGTVNLSNTNNKTVNESGIINRRTYARWLVETYNKFYENTPAKQIRLGVETSQPAFSDVSSNDPDFAVIQGLAEAGIIPSPLTGNSSASLFRPNNPLTREDLVTWKVPLDMGKGLPQASIDNIKETWGFQDTTKIDTKAIQALYADFQNGEQSNVRRVFGYTTLFQPDKGVTLAEAAASLWYFGYQGDGLSAEDVLSINN; encoded by the coding sequence ATGTATCGTTATATAATTGTTAGCTTACTTTTCCCCTTTGTTACTGCTTGTAGTAGTATTAGTGACTTAGAAAATCGTTTTTCACCTAATCCTGAATTAGCTGAAAAACAAGAAAATGTTACACAACCTACATTAGAAATTCCCAAGAATTTTCCTAATATAATCCCTCAATATGATAATTCAAAATTACAAGAAATTTCCGATAATTTAACTAATAAGCAAGGCTTAATTCGCTGGTCATCTTCTGATTCTATTGATCAAATTAGTAAGTTTTATCAAGAAGAATTTAATAATAATAACTGGGAAATTAGTCAATCCTTCAATCCAGAAAATAATACATTAATTGCTCAAAAAGACGGATTAGAAGTACAATTATCCTTTCTTTCTGCTAGTAATGGTAATACTGATTATTCTATTCGTTATCAAACTTTAACCGATTCAACGGCATCAAACACTGAAGAAAAAAACACCTCTTCCCAGACGAAAAATGATGATAGTGTTAATCTAAACAACGTCCCTGAATCATTACAATCATACGTCAAAGATGTTCGTCAGTTAGGGACAGTCAACTTGAGTAATACTAATAATAAAACCGTCAATGAAAGCGGTATAATTAATCGTCGAACCTATGCACGATGGTTAGTCGAAACCTATAATAAATTTTATGAAAATACCCCCGCAAAACAAATTAGATTAGGGGTTGAAACTTCTCAACCTGCTTTTTCTGATGTTTCGAGTAATGACCCCGACTTTGCGGTTATTCAAGGGTTAGCAGAAGCAGGAATTATTCCGTCTCCCTTAACAGGAAATAGTAGTGCCTCTTTATTCCGTCCGAATAACCCTTTAACCAGAGAAGATTTAGTTACCTGGAAAGTTCCTTTAGACATGGGAAAAGGATTACCACAAGCTTCTATTGATAATATCAAAGAAACCTGGGGTTTTCAAGATACAACGAAAATAGATACAAAAGCTATACAAGCATTATACGCAGACTTTCAAAATGGCGAACAATCTAATGTTAGGCGTGTCTTCGGTTATACGACACTGTTTCAACCCGACAAAGGAGTAACTTTAGCTGAAGCGGCCGCTAGTTTATGGTACTTTGGATATCAAGGGGATGGACTTTCGGCTGAAGATGTCTTATCTATCAATAATTAA
- a CDS encoding TMEM143 family protein, with protein MSDIRESFIPFRRTDIIDLCLQDGKLQGKDVQLFQDFCDLLAAFFHFRFHYTLEEIKDNYTVFNPNSDVQTLQNPSLEQYEEMENNVLQGFKYILERANYIQLPDEIIQKSLQEKSLINLQTDVDFDDFDQLYCYYRGDIDKIITLKKFKVFEQEKIIDILERVVLLIKFKGSGYFQAKAKKNKKYQDLNFTPGKMYLYFYKNIPKLDLDLLFPNIKTSMTWKDKLLFGVPAIGAAVPLVVRAIPNILLIIVAILLLLKADSVVDSIEVDQRKVRDIMPILVATLSLTMTLGGFAVKQYTKYKSKEIKFQKEVSDTLFFKNLANNSSVFQALVDIAEEEECKEIILVYYHLLTSQEKLTPENLDHIIEQWMMEKLGIHIDFDIHGPLNNLEKIRGKIVYEDNNEEQIKEVPLLSYDQQGNINILSLEQSKMILDYVWDNAFQYNGC; from the coding sequence ATGTCCGATATTCGAGAATCATTTATTCCTTTTCGTCGTACAGATATCATTGATCTCTGTCTTCAAGATGGTAAACTGCAAGGGAAGGATGTTCAATTATTTCAAGATTTTTGTGATCTCCTAGCTGCTTTTTTTCATTTTCGTTTTCATTATACATTAGAAGAAATCAAAGATAACTATACTGTTTTTAATCCTAATTCTGATGTTCAAACTTTACAAAACCCTAGTTTAGAACAGTATGAAGAGATGGAAAATAACGTGTTGCAAGGGTTTAAATATATCTTAGAAAGAGCAAATTATATTCAACTTCCTGATGAAATAATTCAGAAATCTTTGCAGGAAAAATCCTTGATTAATCTACAAACAGATGTTGATTTTGATGATTTTGACCAGTTATATTGTTATTATCGGGGAGATATTGATAAAATAATTACCCTAAAAAAATTTAAGGTTTTTGAGCAAGAGAAAATTATCGATATTTTAGAAAGAGTTGTCTTACTAATTAAGTTTAAAGGTTCAGGATATTTTCAAGCAAAAGCCAAAAAGAATAAAAAATATCAAGACCTTAACTTTACCCCAGGAAAAATGTATCTTTATTTTTATAAAAATATACCAAAACTCGATCTTGATCTGCTTTTTCCTAATATTAAAACTAGCATGACATGGAAAGATAAATTACTGTTTGGGGTTCCTGCGATCGGTGCAGCCGTTCCTTTAGTCGTTCGAGCAATTCCCAATATTCTATTAATTATTGTTGCTATTTTGCTTTTACTTAAAGCAGATTCTGTTGTAGACTCTATCGAAGTTGATCAAAGAAAAGTTCGTGATATTATGCCAATTTTAGTAGCAACTTTATCCTTAACGATGACATTAGGAGGATTTGCTGTTAAACAATATACGAAATACAAAAGTAAAGAAATTAAGTTTCAAAAAGAGGTAAGTGATACCTTATTTTTTAAGAATTTAGCTAATAATTCTAGTGTATTTCAAGCATTAGTTGATATTGCAGAAGAAGAAGAATGTAAAGAAATTATTTTAGTTTATTATCATTTATTAACCAGTCAAGAGAAATTAACCCCTGAAAACTTAGACCATATAATTGAACAATGGATGATGGAAAAATTGGGCATTCACATAGACTTTGATATTCACGGCCCTTTAAATAATTTAGAAAAAATCAGAGGAAAAATTGTTTATGAAGATAACAATGAAGAGCAAATCAAAGAAGTTCCTCTTTTATCTTACGATCAGCAAGGAAATATCAATATTTTATCCCTAGAACAATCAAAAATGATTTTAGACTATGTTTGGGATAATGCTTTTCAATACAATGGATGTTAA